A region of Cellulophaga sp. RHA19 DNA encodes the following proteins:
- a CDS encoding family 10 glycosylhydrolase — protein MKQNKIFLRVMSFLLLGFVLFSCENKKQDKNVVEKEDAITNSFTFWTWTSASNEKEDTAYQEEFAKYSANGITDVLINTGTDPELLKRIVPFAKKEGLNVHAWMFTVNRPGDAIAEQHPEWYAVSRDGKSCFDEPPYVGYYKWLCPTRKESKAHILSLVEGLAKVEDVASVHLDYIRYSDIFLPIGLLPKYNLKQEVELPEFDFCYCDVCIAEFKKEHHKNPKESKNPAIDMEWKQFRLNKVKAIVDEAYIIAHNNNKILTAAVFPYPEMADHMVRQRWDKWNVDKVLPMIYHNFYNEEIDWIGFATGQGVKDLKNSNTELHTGIYVPNMSVSDLEKAILLAKDNGAKGVSIFDGNALTDEQYAVIKKLSKKFN, from the coding sequence ATGAAGCAGAATAAGATATTTTTAAGGGTAATGAGTTTTTTATTGTTGGGCTTTGTCTTATTTTCTTGTGAGAATAAAAAACAAGACAAAAATGTAGTAGAAAAGGAAGATGCTATAACAAATAGTTTTACATTTTGGACTTGGACATCTGCTAGTAATGAAAAAGAGGATACTGCTTACCAAGAAGAATTTGCTAAATATAGCGCAAACGGAATTACAGATGTGCTAATTAATACAGGTACAGATCCAGAGTTGCTAAAAAGAATAGTTCCTTTTGCAAAAAAGGAAGGGTTAAATGTACACGCTTGGATGTTTACTGTAAACAGGCCTGGAGATGCTATTGCAGAACAGCACCCAGAGTGGTACGCGGTTAGTAGAGATGGTAAATCTTGTTTTGATGAGCCACCATATGTAGGGTATTACAAATGGCTATGCCCAACAAGAAAAGAGTCTAAGGCTCATATATTAAGTTTAGTAGAAGGTTTGGCAAAGGTTGAAGATGTAGCAAGTGTACATTTAGATTATATTCGTTACTCAGATATTTTTTTACCAATTGGTTTACTACCAAAATACAATTTAAAACAAGAGGTAGAGTTACCTGAGTTTGATTTTTGTTACTGTGATGTATGTATAGCAGAGTTTAAAAAGGAACACCATAAAAACCCTAAAGAGTCTAAAAACCCAGCTATAGATATGGAGTGGAAACAATTTAGGTTAAATAAAGTAAAAGCTATTGTAGATGAAGCTTATATCATTGCGCATAATAACAACAAAATATTAACTGCAGCAGTATTTCCTTATCCAGAAATGGCAGATCATATGGTGCGCCAACGCTGGGACAAATGGAATGTAGATAAAGTACTGCCAATGATTTATCATAACTTTTATAATGAAGAAATAGACTGGATTGGGTTTGCAACAGGACAAGGTGTAAAAGACCTTAAAAATTCTAATACAGAACTGCATACTGGTATTTATGTACCAAATATGTCTGTTTCAGATTTAGAAAAAGCAATTCTATTAGCAAAAGATAATGGAGCAAAAGGAGTCTCTATTTTTGATGGTAATGCACTTACAGATGAGCAATATGCGGTAATAAAAAAACTTAGTAAGAAATTTAATTAA
- a CDS encoding glycoside hydrolase family 20 protein, with translation MKKLNCHITIFLLLLTFSCTTKKEKNFTEEEINIIPKPVFTELYKGSFSFNANTKLVASTKNEQKLLTSFSQNFKQVSGVKLDVVNNAPSTNFLQFKTIDSLPHEGYNLSINSNHITVSAKTYSGFVYGLETIKQLLPASIESTTFVQKEWIVPVIEIKDTPRFKWRGLMLDVSRHFFEVDYIKKTLDRMAMLKMNTFHWHLVDDQGWRIEIKKYPKLTSVGGYRVDQEDKGWNARPNAPLGTKATYGGFYTQEQIKEVVAYAAERGITVVPEIEMPAHVSSAIAAYPEFSCLDEQIMVPSGGVWPITDIYCAGKEETFIFLQDVLTEVMELFPFKYIHVGGDEATKTNWKTCTHCTTRLQTEGLVNVDQLQSYFIKRIERFISSKNRVLIGWDEILEGGLAPGATVMSWRGVKGGLEASAEGHNVVMTPGTHCYFDHYQGNQDQEPLAFGGYTPLSKVYEFNPVVDKMTPEQEKHVLGGQANLWAEHIPTEQQSEYMIFPRLAAMSEALWTPVENKNWNNFSGRVKELFKRYDVMGVNYAKSAYQITTDAKVDIEKGELSILLKNEFPDADIRYSIDGSLLSQSSLQYQKPIQLNKTATLKAAMFKNGKQLGQTLTKEFNYHNAVGKYIVYNTKYHKNYQGEQQLGLVNVLRGSKNFHDGQWQGWLGNNMDVVIDFDVETEFSAVTVGTLENQSSGIYFPVKIEVFTSEHRKKFTKVAEVTRAFKVSNASELKDFKINFKPTKARYIKVVATNLKSPPNGGGAWLFVDEIIVE, from the coding sequence TTGAAAAAACTTAACTGCCACATAACCATTTTTCTTTTGTTACTAACGTTTAGTTGTACAACTAAAAAAGAAAAAAACTTTACAGAAGAAGAAATTAATATTATTCCTAAGCCTGTATTTACAGAGTTATACAAAGGTAGTTTTAGTTTTAATGCAAACACAAAATTGGTTGCAAGCACAAAAAATGAGCAAAAATTATTAACGTCTTTTTCTCAAAATTTTAAACAGGTCTCTGGTGTAAAATTAGATGTAGTAAATAATGCACCTTCTACTAATTTTTTACAGTTTAAAACAATAGATTCTTTACCTCATGAAGGTTATAATTTATCAATAAATTCTAATCATATAACAGTATCTGCAAAAACGTATTCTGGTTTTGTATATGGATTAGAAACTATAAAGCAGTTGCTTCCTGCAAGTATAGAAAGTACAACGTTTGTGCAAAAAGAGTGGATAGTTCCAGTAATAGAAATTAAAGATACTCCTCGTTTTAAATGGCGAGGACTAATGTTAGATGTGTCTAGACATTTTTTTGAGGTAGATTATATTAAAAAAACGTTAGACCGTATGGCAATGCTAAAAATGAATACTTTTCATTGGCATTTAGTAGATGATCAAGGATGGCGAATAGAAATTAAAAAATATCCAAAACTAACGTCTGTTGGTGGTTATAGAGTAGACCAAGAAGATAAAGGTTGGAACGCTAGACCAAATGCACCTTTAGGAACAAAAGCTACTTATGGCGGTTTTTATACACAAGAGCAAATAAAAGAAGTAGTAGCTTATGCAGCAGAAAGGGGTATAACTGTAGTGCCAGAAATAGAGATGCCAGCACACGTTAGTAGTGCAATAGCTGCGTATCCAGAGTTTTCTTGTTTAGATGAGCAAATTATGGTTCCGTCTGGTGGAGTATGGCCAATTACAGATATTTACTGTGCAGGTAAGGAAGAAACATTTATCTTTTTACAAGATGTATTAACAGAGGTTATGGAGTTGTTTCCATTTAAATACATACATGTTGGCGGAGATGAAGCTACAAAAACCAATTGGAAAACTTGTACACATTGCACCACCAGATTACAAACAGAAGGCTTAGTAAATGTAGACCAATTGCAGAGCTATTTTATTAAAAGAATAGAGCGTTTTATAAGTTCTAAAAATAGAGTTTTAATTGGTTGGGATGAAATTTTAGAGGGCGGTTTGGCTCCAGGGGCAACTGTTATGAGTTGGCGTGGTGTAAAAGGTGGCTTAGAAGCATCTGCAGAAGGGCATAATGTTGTTATGACACCTGGTACACATTGTTATTTTGATCATTACCAAGGAAATCAAGATCAAGAACCTTTAGCATTTGGTGGTTATACTCCGCTTAGTAAAGTGTATGAGTTTAACCCAGTGGTAGATAAAATGACTCCAGAGCAGGAGAAACACGTGTTAGGCGGACAAGCAAATTTGTGGGCAGAGCATATACCAACAGAGCAACAGTCTGAGTATATGATTTTTCCTAGGCTTGCTGCTATGTCTGAGGCTCTTTGGACACCAGTAGAAAATAAAAATTGGAATAACTTTTCAGGTAGGGTAAAAGAGCTGTTTAAGCGTTATGATGTTATGGGTGTTAACTATGCCAAAAGTGCTTATCAGATAACTACAGATGCTAAAGTTGACATAGAAAAAGGCGAATTATCTATCTTATTAAAAAATGAATTTCCAGATGCAGATATTAGATACTCTATAGACGGTTCTTTGCTTTCACAGTCGTCTTTACAATATCAAAAACCAATTCAACTAAATAAAACAGCTACACTAAAGGCTGCAATGTTTAAAAATGGTAAGCAATTAGGACAAACCTTAACTAAAGAGTTTAATTACCATAATGCGGTTGGTAAATATATAGTTTATAACACTAAGTATCATAAAAATTACCAAGGAGAACAACAGCTTGGTTTGGTAAATGTATTAAGAGGATCTAAAAATTTTCACGACGGACAGTGGCAAGGTTGGTTGGGTAATAATATGGATGTGGTAATAGATTTTGATGTAGAAACAGAGTTCTCTGCAGTAACGGTTGGTACACTAGAAAATCAAAGTTCAGGAATTTATTTTCCTGTAAAAATAGAAGTCTTTACATCAGAACACAGAAAAAAGTTTACCAAAGTTGCAGAGGTTACTAGAGCATTTAAAGTAAGCAATGCATCAGAATTAAAAGATTTTAAAATCAATTTTAAACCAACTAAAGCTAGGTACATAAAGGTGGTAGCAACTAATTTAAAAAGTCCGCCTAATGGTGGTGGTGCTTGGTTGTTTGTAGATGAAATTATAGTAGAATAG
- a CDS encoding sensor histidine kinase, with protein sequence MNINTDVDSFLNKNSSKSFEINYKHHIIFWVIYFIFNSLRYSNIHQDFMLSLRMNLIGFPIHMAIAYFNVYYLMPKFVFKKKYISYTFSVIATLFIMLLVKYSLTYYFIGPNVWPEGPEELKGLTLNYATTMMVGELYVSSFVAAIKLTIDWLKEHSKLHELEKRQLSTELRFLRSQVSPHFFFNTLNNVYSLTLEKSDKAPEVILKLSELMRYLLYATKKNKQDLKSELDCIQNYLDLERLRFDESLNINISISGDLEGKRISPMLLIPVIENCFKHGASKNIGDMIIDIDVKVSEDLLHFKVSNTIPVQSADSLIPIRSGGIGLSNLKKRLELGYKKEDYHLSIFEKDNMFNVILKLKV encoded by the coding sequence ATGAATATAAACACAGATGTAGATTCTTTTTTAAACAAGAATTCTTCTAAAAGCTTTGAAATAAATTACAAACACCATATAATTTTTTGGGTTATATATTTTATTTTTAACAGCTTAAGGTATAGCAACATTCACCAAGATTTTATGCTCTCTTTGCGTATGAATCTTATAGGTTTTCCTATACATATGGCAATTGCATACTTTAACGTGTACTACTTAATGCCTAAGTTTGTTTTTAAGAAAAAATACATTAGTTACACTTTTTCTGTTATTGCCACATTATTTATTATGTTATTGGTTAAGTACTCCTTAACCTATTATTTTATTGGACCAAATGTATGGCCAGAGGGACCTGAAGAACTAAAAGGCTTAACACTTAATTATGCCACTACAATGATGGTTGGTGAACTGTACGTTTCCTCTTTTGTTGCAGCCATAAAACTCACAATAGATTGGCTAAAAGAACACAGCAAACTACATGAGTTAGAAAAGAGACAGCTAAGCACAGAATTACGTTTTTTACGCTCACAGGTTTCTCCACATTTCTTTTTTAACACGCTTAATAATGTTTACTCTTTAACTCTAGAAAAGTCTGATAAAGCTCCAGAAGTTATATTAAAATTATCTGAATTAATGCGATACTTGTTATATGCTACCAAAAAAAACAAACAAGATTTAAAGAGCGAGCTAGACTGTATACAAAACTATTTAGACCTAGAACGTTTACGTTTTGATGAGTCTTTAAATATAAACATTAGTATTTCTGGTGATCTAGAAGGTAAACGTATTTCACCTATGTTGTTAATTCCGGTAATAGAAAATTGTTTTAAACACGGAGCTAGTAAAAACATAGGAGATATGATAATAGATATAGATGTAAAGGTTAGTGAAGATTTGCTTCATTTTAAAGTATCTAACACCATACCCGTACAAAGCGCAGATAGCTTAATACCCATTAGAAGTGGTGGTATTGGACTAAGCAATTTAAAAAAACGCTTAGAGCTAGGGTATAAAAAAGAAGATTATCACCTATCTATTTTTGAAAAAGACAATATGTTTAATGTAATTCTAAAACTTAAAGTATGA
- a CDS encoding LytR/AlgR family response regulator transcription factor — protein MKLRTIIVDDEPLAINVLKNYVSQIQELELLETFSNAVTATTFVQNNEIDIIFLDINMPILDGLDFLKSLQSMPMVVMTTAHEEYALTSYELQAIDYLVKPIPFPRFLQAVQRIIKLKQGSTTKAITTNTSTDNASIFIKIDKKKLQKIVLDDIMVIESLKDYIRIKTKSDKYIIHRTLSSFTDELPSDKFIRIHRSYTISISKVDTIEGNSLEIGGIRYTIGRSYINDVKETLLGRA, from the coding sequence ATTAAATTAAGAACCATAATTGTAGATGATGAACCGTTGGCTATAAATGTTTTAAAAAATTATGTTTCACAAATACAGGAATTAGAGTTACTAGAAACATTCTCTAATGCTGTTACAGCAACTACTTTTGTTCAAAACAATGAAATTGATATCATTTTTTTAGATATTAATATGCCTATATTAGATGGCTTAGATTTTCTCAAAAGCTTACAATCTATGCCAATGGTAGTTATGACAACTGCACATGAAGAGTATGCACTTACTAGTTATGAACTACAAGCTATAGATTATTTGGTTAAACCAATACCATTTCCTAGGTTTTTACAAGCAGTACAGCGCATTATAAAATTAAAACAAGGCAGTACTACAAAAGCCATAACTACCAATACTTCTACAGATAACGCTAGTATTTTTATTAAGATAGATAAAAAGAAGTTGCAAAAAATAGTGTTAGATGACATTATGGTAATTGAAAGTTTAAAGGACTATATCCGTATAAAAACAAAATCAGATAAATACATTATACACAGAACTTTAAGTAGTTTTACAGATGAATTACCTAGTGATAAATTTATAAGAATACACAGGTCTTATACCATATCTATCTCTAAAGTAGATACCATAGAAGGTAATAGTTTAGAAATTGGTGGTATACGGTACACAATTGGGCGTAGTTACATTAATGACGTAAAAGAAACACTTTTGGGACGCGCATAA
- a CDS encoding GH92 family glycosyl hydrolase, which translates to MSIKFKILSIVLVVVSFAFGQQPVDYVNPFIGTSNFGATNPGAIAPRGMASVSPFNVAVQKDAGWLSNPYVKQYNFLTGFTHVNLSGVGCPDLGVILTMPTSGDLKTNHMQYGTTYIDEVSKAGYYSVNLSKYNIKTELTATTRVGVSRYTFPAGKSNILLNLGLGLTNEQGAMVKVVSNTEIEGMRTVGSFCYNSPEQAYPVYFVAKFSSPADEFGAWKKPHKYNEVEAQWMGYNGKTRLMKGFTREVVGDSIGAYMRYNFKKKTTVEVKIGVSYVSIDNARENLEKETANKNFDDVYATTKAAWNKTLSTVEVEGGSTNDKTIFYTALYHTQIHPNTLNDFNGDYPEIATGKIGNTKGTRYTVFSLWDTYRNYHPLMSTLYPAQQSNMVKSMLSMYKENGWLPKWELNSTETFTMVGDPAPVVIADTYLRGITDFNVDLAYAAMLKGATKIVNNPLRPGNKEYWENGYLSVGGSAEGPVSTTEEYNIADFAISQLAKELGKKADYKKFYNQSLSYKKLFDSDLKLLRPKNSDGSWYTPFDPYKGANFEKNVGYIEGNAWQYAFMVPHDIKGLMKLMGGKKQFVSHLDYIFDNNQFDMANEPDIAYPFLYNYSKGDEWKTQKRVQALIKTYFTNTPAGLPGNDDTGTMSAWLVYAMMGIYPVSPASPVYTISTPRFTSMTIHLDTTYYKKEKLIIKRTGNVNGKIKSIHLNNKELKGYFVSHKDLLNGSVLEIGLE; encoded by the coding sequence ATGAGTATAAAATTTAAAATTTTAAGTATTGTTTTAGTTGTAGTAAGTTTTGCCTTTGGTCAACAACCTGTAGACTATGTAAACCCGTTTATAGGAACCTCTAATTTTGGAGCAACAAACCCAGGTGCAATTGCGCCAAGAGGTATGGCTAGTGTATCTCCATTTAACGTAGCAGTGCAAAAAGATGCAGGTTGGTTATCTAACCCATATGTTAAACAATACAATTTTTTAACAGGATTTACACACGTAAACTTAAGCGGAGTTGGTTGTCCAGATTTGGGAGTTATTTTAACTATGCCAACTTCAGGAGACTTAAAAACAAACCATATGCAATACGGAACCACTTACATAGATGAGGTTTCTAAAGCAGGCTATTACTCAGTTAACTTATCTAAATACAATATAAAAACAGAACTTACTGCAACAACAAGAGTAGGAGTGTCTAGGTATACATTTCCAGCAGGAAAATCTAACATACTTTTAAATTTAGGACTTGGCTTAACTAATGAGCAAGGCGCAATGGTAAAAGTGGTATCTAATACAGAAATTGAAGGAATGCGCACAGTTGGCTCTTTCTGTTATAATAGTCCAGAACAGGCTTACCCAGTATATTTTGTTGCTAAATTTTCTAGTCCAGCAGATGAGTTTGGAGCTTGGAAAAAACCACATAAATACAATGAGGTAGAAGCACAATGGATGGGCTACAATGGCAAAACTAGACTAATGAAAGGGTTTACAAGAGAAGTTGTAGGTGATAGTATTGGTGCTTATATGCGTTACAATTTTAAAAAGAAAACTACTGTTGAGGTTAAAATTGGTGTGTCTTACGTAAGTATAGATAATGCTAGGGAAAATTTGGAAAAGGAAACAGCTAATAAAAATTTTGATGATGTTTATGCTACTACAAAAGCTGCTTGGAACAAGACTTTGTCTACTGTAGAGGTAGAAGGTGGTTCTACAAATGATAAAACAATATTTTATACAGCATTGTACCACACACAAATACACCCAAATACGTTAAATGATTTTAATGGCGATTATCCTGAGATTGCAACTGGTAAAATAGGAAACACTAAAGGTACTAGATACACCGTTTTTTCGCTTTGGGATACGTACAGAAACTACCACCCATTAATGAGTACTTTGTACCCAGCACAACAATCTAATATGGTAAAAAGTATGTTGTCTATGTACAAAGAAAATGGTTGGCTGCCTAAATGGGAGTTAAACTCTACAGAAACTTTTACAATGGTTGGTGACCCAGCACCAGTAGTTATAGCAGATACATATTTACGTGGTATTACAGATTTTAATGTTGATTTAGCTTACGCAGCAATGTTAAAAGGAGCAACCAAGATTGTAAATAATCCGTTAAGGCCAGGAAATAAAGAGTATTGGGAGAATGGATATTTAAGTGTAGGCGGTAGTGCAGAGGGGCCTGTTTCTACTACAGAAGAATATAATATTGCAGATTTTGCTATTTCTCAACTAGCAAAAGAATTGGGTAAAAAGGCAGACTATAAAAAGTTTTATAATCAATCTTTATCTTATAAAAAATTATTTGATAGTGATTTAAAGCTACTAAGACCTAAAAATAGTGATGGTAGCTGGTACACACCTTTTGATCCTTACAAAGGGGCAAATTTTGAAAAAAATGTGGGTTATATAGAGGGCAATGCGTGGCAGTACGCTTTTATGGTACCACACGATATTAAAGGTTTAATGAAGCTAATGGGAGGAAAAAAACAATTTGTTTCTCACCTAGATTATATTTTTGATAATAATCAGTTTGATATGGCTAATGAGCCAGATATTGCTTATCCTTTTTTATATAACTACAGTAAAGGAGACGAATGGAAAACTCAAAAAAGAGTACAGGCGTTAATAAAAACATATTTTACAAATACGCCTGCAGGTTTGCCAGGTAATGATGATACAGGCACAATGTCTGCGTGGTTAGTATATGCAATGATGGGAATTTACCCTGTTAGTCCGGCTTCACCAGTTTATACTATTTCTACACCAAGATTTACTTCTATGACTATTCATTTAGATACAACTTATTATAAAAAAGAAAAGTTAATTATTAAGCGAACAGGAAATGTTAATGGAAAAATTAAATCTATTCATTTAAATAATAAAGAACTTAAAGGGTATTTTGTTTCTCATAAAGACTTGTTAAATGGCTCTGTTTTAGAAATAGGGTTGGAGTAA
- a CDS encoding carbohydrate-binding family 9-like protein — protein MKRIIAAFLFLIYLGCASLIAQNTPNKYIANKAVDSLIIDGVANEKSWETAKWTKEFIDIEGDKKATYITRVKMLWDDTYLYFFALLEEPHVWGDITKRDAVIFYNNDFEIFIDPPGTTHNYMELEINALNTVWDLLLTKTYSQGGAAINNWDINGLKTAVHINGTLNNAGDTDKSWSTEIAIPWKSLFEPSKIAEIPVNDFWRINFSRVQWQHTLIDGKYVKKKDANGKDLPEYNWVWSPQGVVNMHKPNTWGYVYFSDKTEENIDWNIPKDEQIKWYLYKVFLNYVENNDEKEIQSKSILGALVSPQLEKHKTGFNIWLKSPFTNKILVIKEDGKFSSNEAE, from the coding sequence ATGAAAAGAATAATTGCTGCTTTTCTTTTTTTAATTTACCTAGGTTGTGCTTCACTAATAGCTCAAAATACACCTAATAAATATATAGCAAACAAGGCAGTAGATAGTTTAATAATAGATGGCGTAGCTAATGAAAAGTCTTGGGAAACTGCTAAATGGACAAAAGAGTTTATAGATATTGAAGGCGATAAAAAAGCGACTTATATAACTAGGGTAAAAATGCTTTGGGATGATACTTATTTGTATTTCTTTGCCTTGCTAGAGGAGCCTCATGTATGGGGAGATATTACAAAAAGAGATGCTGTAATTTTTTATAACAACGATTTTGAAATTTTTATAGATCCGCCTGGTACTACTCATAATTATATGGAACTAGAGATAAATGCACTAAATACTGTGTGGGATTTGTTGTTAACAAAAACATATAGTCAAGGTGGTGCAGCCATTAATAATTGGGATATAAACGGGTTAAAAACTGCTGTGCATATTAACGGAACTTTAAACAACGCTGGTGATACAGATAAAAGTTGGTCTACAGAAATTGCTATTCCTTGGAAATCACTTTTTGAACCTTCTAAAATAGCAGAAATACCAGTAAATGATTTTTGGCGTATAAATTTTTCTAGGGTACAATGGCAACATACTTTAATAGACGGTAAATATGTTAAAAAGAAAGATGCTAACGGCAAAGATTTACCAGAGTATAATTGGGTTTGGTCTCCACAAGGCGTAGTTAATATGCATAAACCTAATACTTGGGGTTATGTTTATTTTTCTGATAAAACTGAAGAAAATATAGATTGGAACATTCCAAAAGATGAACAGATAAAATGGTATTTGTATAAAGTATTTTTAAATTATGTAGAAAATAATGATGAAAAAGAGATACAATCTAAATCTATTTTAGGAGCTTTAGTGAGTCCACAATTAGAGAAGCATAAAACCGGATTTAACATCTGGCTAAAAAGTCCGTTTACAAACAAAATATTAGTAATTAAAGAAGATGGTAAATTTAGTAGTAATGAAGCAGAATAA